The proteins below are encoded in one region of Delphinus delphis chromosome 4, mDelDel1.2, whole genome shotgun sequence:
- the BCL6 gene encoding B-cell lymphoma 6 protein isoform X1, with protein MFVTEVHEKFFLNVTKLRAATGVPPGLRRACGGFEVDGPRCGQHARGWAVPGRQVLSKILDCESRHWVKKKMASPADSCIQFTRHASDVLLNLNRLRSRDILTDVVIVVSREQFRAHKTVLMACSGLFYSIFTDQLKCNLSVINLDPEINPEGFCILLDFMYTSRLNLREGNIMAVMATAMYLQMEHVVDTCRKFIKASEAEMVPAIKPPREDFLNSRMLMPQDLMAYRGREVVENSLPLRNAPGCESRAFAPSLYNGLSTPPASYPMYGHLPVSSFLFSDEELRDARMPVANSFPKERTLPCDSARPVPSEYSRPAMELSPTVGHNNVYSPKEAALEEARSDMHYSVAEGPKPAAPSARSAPYFACDKAGKEEERPSSEDEIALHFEPPNAPLNRKGLVSPQSPQKSDCQPNSPTESCSSKNACILQTSGSPPAKSPTDPKACNWKKYKFIVLNSLNQNAKPEGPEQAELGRLSPRAYTAPAACQPPMEPETLDLQSPTKLSTSGEDSTIPQASRLNNIVNRSLTGSPRSSSESHSPLYLHAPKCTSCGSQSPQHAEMCLHATGPTFPEELGETQSEYSDSSCENGAFFCNECDCRFSEEASLKRHTLQTHSDKPYKCDRCQASFRYKGNLASHKTVHTGEKPYRCNICGAQFNRPANLKTHTRIHSGEKPYKCETCGARFVQVAHLRAHVLIHTGEKPYPCEICGTRFRHLQTLKSHLRIHTGEKPYHCEKCNLHFRHKSQLRLHLRQKHGAITNTKVQYRVSATDLPPELPKAC; from the exons GTTTTAAGCAAAATTTTGGACTGTGAATCAAGGCATTGG gtgaagaaaaaaatggcCTCGCCGGCTGACAGCTGTATCCAGTTCACCCGCCACGCCAGTGACGTTCTTCTCAACCTTAATCGCCTCCGGAGCCGCGACATCTTGACGGATGTTGTCATAGTGGTGAGCCGGGAGCAGTTCCGAGCCCATAAGACGGTCCTCATGGCCTGCAG TGGCCTGTTCTACAGCATCTTCACAGACCAGCTGAAATGCAACCTCAGTGTGATCAACCTGGATCCTGAGATCAACCCGGAGGGGTTCTGCATCCTCCTGGACTTCATGTACACATCTCGGCTCAATCTGCGGGAGGGCAACATCATGGCCGTGATGGCCACAGCTATGTACCTGCAGATGGAGCATGTTGTGGACACTTGCCGGAAGTTCATCAAGGCCAG TGAAGCAGAGATGGTCCCTGCCATTAAGCCTCCCCGTGAAGACTTCCTGAACAGCCGGATGCTGATGCCCCAGGACCTCATGGCCTATCGGGGCCGGGAGGTGGTGGAGAACAGCCTGCCCCTGAGGAACGCCCCTGGGTGTGAGAGCAGAGCCTTCGCGCCCAGCCTGTACAATGGCCTGTCCACGCCGCCAGCCTCGTACCCCATGTATGGCCACCTTCCGGTCAGCAGCTTCCTCTTCTCCGACGAGGAGCTGCGGGATGCCCGGATGCCTGTGGCCAACTCCTTCCCCAAGGAGCGGACCCTCCCCTGCGACAGTGCCAGGCCAGTCCCCAGTGAGTACAGTCGGCCGGCCATGGAGCTCTCCCCCACTGTGGGCCACAACAACGTGTACTCACCCAAGGAGGCAGCCCTGGAGGAGGCGCGGAGTGATATGCACTACAGTGTGGCCGAGGGCCCCAAGCCTGCTGCCCCCTCGGCCCGGAGCGCCCCGTACTTCGCCTGTGACAAGGCCGGCAAAGAGGAAGAGAGGCCCTCGTCGGAGGATGAGATCGCCCTGCATTTCGAGCCGCCCAATGCACCCCTGAACCGGAAGGGTCTGGTGAGCCCGCAGAGCCCCCAGAAGTCTGACTGCCAACCCAACTCACCCACGGAGTCCTGCAGCAGCAAGAACGCCTGCATCCTCCAGACCTCCGGGTCCCCTCCGGCCAAAAGCCCCACTGACCCCAAAGCCTGCAACTGGAAGAAGTACAAGTTCATCGTGCTCAACAGCCTCAACCAGAATGCCAAACCAGAGGGGCCCGAGCAGGCCGAGCTGGGCCGCCTTTCCCCTCGAGCCTACACTGCCCCGGCGGCCTGCCAGCCGCCCATGGAGCCCGAGACCCTTGACCTCCAGTCCCCAACCAAGCTCAGCACCAGTGGCGAGGACTCCACCATCCCACAGGCCAGCAGGCTCAATAACATCGTCAACAG GTCACTGACCGGCTCCCCACGCAGCAGCAGTGAGAGCCACTCTCCGCTCTACCTGCACGCCCCCAAGTGCACGTCCTGTGGCTCTCAGTCCCCGCAGCACGCAGAGATGTGCCTCCACGCCACTGGTCCCACGTTCCCCGAGGAGCTGGGAGAGACCCAGTCTGAGTACTCAGATTCCAGCTGTG AGAACGGGGCCTTCTTCTGCAATGAGTGTGACTGCCGCTTTTCTGAGGAGGCCTCCCTCAAGAGGCATACGCTGCAGACCCACAGTGACAAACCCTACAAGTGTGACCGCTGCCAGGCCTCCTTTCGCTACAAGGGCAACCTCGCCAGCCACAAGACCGTCCACACGG GTGAGAAGCCCTATCGCTGTAACATCTGCGGGGCCCAGTTCAACCGGCCAGCCAACCTGAAAACCCACACCCGAATCCACTCCGGAGAGAAGCCCTACAAGTGCGAAACGTGCGGAGCCAGATTTGTCCAG GTGGCCCACCTCCGTGCCCACGTGCTCATCCACACTGGCGAGAAGCCCTATCCCTGTGAAATCTGTGGCACCCGTTTCCGGCACCTTCAGACTCTGAAGAGCCACCTGCGAATCCACACGGGAGAGAAACCTTACCAT TGTGAGAAATGTAACCTGCATTTCCGTCACAAAAGCCAGCTGCGTCTTCACTTGCGCCAGAAGCACGGTGCCATTACCAACACCAAGGTGCAATACCGTGTGTCCGCCACTGACCTGCCCCCGGAGCTCCCCAAAGCCTGCTGA
- the BCL6 gene encoding B-cell lymphoma 6 protein isoform X2 has protein sequence MFVTEVLSKILDCESRHWVKKKMASPADSCIQFTRHASDVLLNLNRLRSRDILTDVVIVVSREQFRAHKTVLMACSGLFYSIFTDQLKCNLSVINLDPEINPEGFCILLDFMYTSRLNLREGNIMAVMATAMYLQMEHVVDTCRKFIKASEAEMVPAIKPPREDFLNSRMLMPQDLMAYRGREVVENSLPLRNAPGCESRAFAPSLYNGLSTPPASYPMYGHLPVSSFLFSDEELRDARMPVANSFPKERTLPCDSARPVPSEYSRPAMELSPTVGHNNVYSPKEAALEEARSDMHYSVAEGPKPAAPSARSAPYFACDKAGKEEERPSSEDEIALHFEPPNAPLNRKGLVSPQSPQKSDCQPNSPTESCSSKNACILQTSGSPPAKSPTDPKACNWKKYKFIVLNSLNQNAKPEGPEQAELGRLSPRAYTAPAACQPPMEPETLDLQSPTKLSTSGEDSTIPQASRLNNIVNRSLTGSPRSSSESHSPLYLHAPKCTSCGSQSPQHAEMCLHATGPTFPEELGETQSEYSDSSCENGAFFCNECDCRFSEEASLKRHTLQTHSDKPYKCDRCQASFRYKGNLASHKTVHTGEKPYRCNICGAQFNRPANLKTHTRIHSGEKPYKCETCGARFVQVAHLRAHVLIHTGEKPYPCEICGTRFRHLQTLKSHLRIHTGEKPYHCEKCNLHFRHKSQLRLHLRQKHGAITNTKVQYRVSATDLPPELPKAC, from the exons GTTTTAAGCAAAATTTTGGACTGTGAATCAAGGCATTGG gtgaagaaaaaaatggcCTCGCCGGCTGACAGCTGTATCCAGTTCACCCGCCACGCCAGTGACGTTCTTCTCAACCTTAATCGCCTCCGGAGCCGCGACATCTTGACGGATGTTGTCATAGTGGTGAGCCGGGAGCAGTTCCGAGCCCATAAGACGGTCCTCATGGCCTGCAG TGGCCTGTTCTACAGCATCTTCACAGACCAGCTGAAATGCAACCTCAGTGTGATCAACCTGGATCCTGAGATCAACCCGGAGGGGTTCTGCATCCTCCTGGACTTCATGTACACATCTCGGCTCAATCTGCGGGAGGGCAACATCATGGCCGTGATGGCCACAGCTATGTACCTGCAGATGGAGCATGTTGTGGACACTTGCCGGAAGTTCATCAAGGCCAG TGAAGCAGAGATGGTCCCTGCCATTAAGCCTCCCCGTGAAGACTTCCTGAACAGCCGGATGCTGATGCCCCAGGACCTCATGGCCTATCGGGGCCGGGAGGTGGTGGAGAACAGCCTGCCCCTGAGGAACGCCCCTGGGTGTGAGAGCAGAGCCTTCGCGCCCAGCCTGTACAATGGCCTGTCCACGCCGCCAGCCTCGTACCCCATGTATGGCCACCTTCCGGTCAGCAGCTTCCTCTTCTCCGACGAGGAGCTGCGGGATGCCCGGATGCCTGTGGCCAACTCCTTCCCCAAGGAGCGGACCCTCCCCTGCGACAGTGCCAGGCCAGTCCCCAGTGAGTACAGTCGGCCGGCCATGGAGCTCTCCCCCACTGTGGGCCACAACAACGTGTACTCACCCAAGGAGGCAGCCCTGGAGGAGGCGCGGAGTGATATGCACTACAGTGTGGCCGAGGGCCCCAAGCCTGCTGCCCCCTCGGCCCGGAGCGCCCCGTACTTCGCCTGTGACAAGGCCGGCAAAGAGGAAGAGAGGCCCTCGTCGGAGGATGAGATCGCCCTGCATTTCGAGCCGCCCAATGCACCCCTGAACCGGAAGGGTCTGGTGAGCCCGCAGAGCCCCCAGAAGTCTGACTGCCAACCCAACTCACCCACGGAGTCCTGCAGCAGCAAGAACGCCTGCATCCTCCAGACCTCCGGGTCCCCTCCGGCCAAAAGCCCCACTGACCCCAAAGCCTGCAACTGGAAGAAGTACAAGTTCATCGTGCTCAACAGCCTCAACCAGAATGCCAAACCAGAGGGGCCCGAGCAGGCCGAGCTGGGCCGCCTTTCCCCTCGAGCCTACACTGCCCCGGCGGCCTGCCAGCCGCCCATGGAGCCCGAGACCCTTGACCTCCAGTCCCCAACCAAGCTCAGCACCAGTGGCGAGGACTCCACCATCCCACAGGCCAGCAGGCTCAATAACATCGTCAACAG GTCACTGACCGGCTCCCCACGCAGCAGCAGTGAGAGCCACTCTCCGCTCTACCTGCACGCCCCCAAGTGCACGTCCTGTGGCTCTCAGTCCCCGCAGCACGCAGAGATGTGCCTCCACGCCACTGGTCCCACGTTCCCCGAGGAGCTGGGAGAGACCCAGTCTGAGTACTCAGATTCCAGCTGTG AGAACGGGGCCTTCTTCTGCAATGAGTGTGACTGCCGCTTTTCTGAGGAGGCCTCCCTCAAGAGGCATACGCTGCAGACCCACAGTGACAAACCCTACAAGTGTGACCGCTGCCAGGCCTCCTTTCGCTACAAGGGCAACCTCGCCAGCCACAAGACCGTCCACACGG GTGAGAAGCCCTATCGCTGTAACATCTGCGGGGCCCAGTTCAACCGGCCAGCCAACCTGAAAACCCACACCCGAATCCACTCCGGAGAGAAGCCCTACAAGTGCGAAACGTGCGGAGCCAGATTTGTCCAG GTGGCCCACCTCCGTGCCCACGTGCTCATCCACACTGGCGAGAAGCCCTATCCCTGTGAAATCTGTGGCACCCGTTTCCGGCACCTTCAGACTCTGAAGAGCCACCTGCGAATCCACACGGGAGAGAAACCTTACCAT TGTGAGAAATGTAACCTGCATTTCCGTCACAAAAGCCAGCTGCGTCTTCACTTGCGCCAGAAGCACGGTGCCATTACCAACACCAAGGTGCAATACCGTGTGTCCGCCACTGACCTGCCCCCGGAGCTCCCCAAAGCCTGCTGA
- the BCL6 gene encoding B-cell lymphoma 6 protein isoform X3, with the protein MASPADSCIQFTRHASDVLLNLNRLRSRDILTDVVIVVSREQFRAHKTVLMACSGLFYSIFTDQLKCNLSVINLDPEINPEGFCILLDFMYTSRLNLREGNIMAVMATAMYLQMEHVVDTCRKFIKASEAEMVPAIKPPREDFLNSRMLMPQDLMAYRGREVVENSLPLRNAPGCESRAFAPSLYNGLSTPPASYPMYGHLPVSSFLFSDEELRDARMPVANSFPKERTLPCDSARPVPSEYSRPAMELSPTVGHNNVYSPKEAALEEARSDMHYSVAEGPKPAAPSARSAPYFACDKAGKEEERPSSEDEIALHFEPPNAPLNRKGLVSPQSPQKSDCQPNSPTESCSSKNACILQTSGSPPAKSPTDPKACNWKKYKFIVLNSLNQNAKPEGPEQAELGRLSPRAYTAPAACQPPMEPETLDLQSPTKLSTSGEDSTIPQASRLNNIVNRSLTGSPRSSSESHSPLYLHAPKCTSCGSQSPQHAEMCLHATGPTFPEELGETQSEYSDSSCENGAFFCNECDCRFSEEASLKRHTLQTHSDKPYKCDRCQASFRYKGNLASHKTVHTGEKPYRCNICGAQFNRPANLKTHTRIHSGEKPYKCETCGARFVQVAHLRAHVLIHTGEKPYPCEICGTRFRHLQTLKSHLRIHTGEKPYHCEKCNLHFRHKSQLRLHLRQKHGAITNTKVQYRVSATDLPPELPKAC; encoded by the exons atggcCTCGCCGGCTGACAGCTGTATCCAGTTCACCCGCCACGCCAGTGACGTTCTTCTCAACCTTAATCGCCTCCGGAGCCGCGACATCTTGACGGATGTTGTCATAGTGGTGAGCCGGGAGCAGTTCCGAGCCCATAAGACGGTCCTCATGGCCTGCAG TGGCCTGTTCTACAGCATCTTCACAGACCAGCTGAAATGCAACCTCAGTGTGATCAACCTGGATCCTGAGATCAACCCGGAGGGGTTCTGCATCCTCCTGGACTTCATGTACACATCTCGGCTCAATCTGCGGGAGGGCAACATCATGGCCGTGATGGCCACAGCTATGTACCTGCAGATGGAGCATGTTGTGGACACTTGCCGGAAGTTCATCAAGGCCAG TGAAGCAGAGATGGTCCCTGCCATTAAGCCTCCCCGTGAAGACTTCCTGAACAGCCGGATGCTGATGCCCCAGGACCTCATGGCCTATCGGGGCCGGGAGGTGGTGGAGAACAGCCTGCCCCTGAGGAACGCCCCTGGGTGTGAGAGCAGAGCCTTCGCGCCCAGCCTGTACAATGGCCTGTCCACGCCGCCAGCCTCGTACCCCATGTATGGCCACCTTCCGGTCAGCAGCTTCCTCTTCTCCGACGAGGAGCTGCGGGATGCCCGGATGCCTGTGGCCAACTCCTTCCCCAAGGAGCGGACCCTCCCCTGCGACAGTGCCAGGCCAGTCCCCAGTGAGTACAGTCGGCCGGCCATGGAGCTCTCCCCCACTGTGGGCCACAACAACGTGTACTCACCCAAGGAGGCAGCCCTGGAGGAGGCGCGGAGTGATATGCACTACAGTGTGGCCGAGGGCCCCAAGCCTGCTGCCCCCTCGGCCCGGAGCGCCCCGTACTTCGCCTGTGACAAGGCCGGCAAAGAGGAAGAGAGGCCCTCGTCGGAGGATGAGATCGCCCTGCATTTCGAGCCGCCCAATGCACCCCTGAACCGGAAGGGTCTGGTGAGCCCGCAGAGCCCCCAGAAGTCTGACTGCCAACCCAACTCACCCACGGAGTCCTGCAGCAGCAAGAACGCCTGCATCCTCCAGACCTCCGGGTCCCCTCCGGCCAAAAGCCCCACTGACCCCAAAGCCTGCAACTGGAAGAAGTACAAGTTCATCGTGCTCAACAGCCTCAACCAGAATGCCAAACCAGAGGGGCCCGAGCAGGCCGAGCTGGGCCGCCTTTCCCCTCGAGCCTACACTGCCCCGGCGGCCTGCCAGCCGCCCATGGAGCCCGAGACCCTTGACCTCCAGTCCCCAACCAAGCTCAGCACCAGTGGCGAGGACTCCACCATCCCACAGGCCAGCAGGCTCAATAACATCGTCAACAG GTCACTGACCGGCTCCCCACGCAGCAGCAGTGAGAGCCACTCTCCGCTCTACCTGCACGCCCCCAAGTGCACGTCCTGTGGCTCTCAGTCCCCGCAGCACGCAGAGATGTGCCTCCACGCCACTGGTCCCACGTTCCCCGAGGAGCTGGGAGAGACCCAGTCTGAGTACTCAGATTCCAGCTGTG AGAACGGGGCCTTCTTCTGCAATGAGTGTGACTGCCGCTTTTCTGAGGAGGCCTCCCTCAAGAGGCATACGCTGCAGACCCACAGTGACAAACCCTACAAGTGTGACCGCTGCCAGGCCTCCTTTCGCTACAAGGGCAACCTCGCCAGCCACAAGACCGTCCACACGG GTGAGAAGCCCTATCGCTGTAACATCTGCGGGGCCCAGTTCAACCGGCCAGCCAACCTGAAAACCCACACCCGAATCCACTCCGGAGAGAAGCCCTACAAGTGCGAAACGTGCGGAGCCAGATTTGTCCAG GTGGCCCACCTCCGTGCCCACGTGCTCATCCACACTGGCGAGAAGCCCTATCCCTGTGAAATCTGTGGCACCCGTTTCCGGCACCTTCAGACTCTGAAGAGCCACCTGCGAATCCACACGGGAGAGAAACCTTACCAT TGTGAGAAATGTAACCTGCATTTCCGTCACAAAAGCCAGCTGCGTCTTCACTTGCGCCAGAAGCACGGTGCCATTACCAACACCAAGGTGCAATACCGTGTGTCCGCCACTGACCTGCCCCCGGAGCTCCCCAAAGCCTGCTGA